Proteins encoded in a region of the Pirellulaceae bacterium genome:
- a CDS encoding Gfo/Idh/MocA family oxidoreductase → MTNQLKRRDFIKTSAGIVVLGALPNRARAISANGKLRTGHVGVGGMGGADLASISSHPAVEVAGLCDVDSTRLESAGGRHPNAKRFRDFREMIGSLGDTLDAVVVSTPDHTHAPASLAALSAGKPVYCQKPLTHEVNEARQMRVLAEQKDLPTQMGIQVHSTPPYRRAVKIIQSGAIGKVSDVHAWSSKNWGYDGGPFQGNAAVPSSLDWNLWIGTAQMRPFHPGVYHPGNWRKLVDFGTGTLGDMGVHIFDTPYDALQLTNPKWVQTTCRAPTGVGHPEKNIVQYEFPGTDFTTDSLIWTWYDGATAPPALGSLVGPTLPGQGALFIGEEGLLLLPHVGEARLFPEEKFTSYQRPDVPGANHYHQWVDACLGKGKTSASFAYAGPLTEALLLGVVANRFPGQKLTWDAESLKVTNIPDANQLISASYRKDY, encoded by the coding sequence ATGACCAACCAGCTGAAGCGACGCGACTTTATCAAGACATCAGCCGGGATTGTAGTTCTGGGTGCTCTGCCGAATCGCGCACGCGCTATTTCGGCAAATGGCAAGTTACGCACAGGCCATGTGGGCGTCGGTGGCATGGGGGGTGCCGATCTTGCTTCGATTTCAAGTCATCCGGCAGTCGAAGTCGCGGGACTGTGTGATGTCGACTCCACGCGACTGGAGAGTGCCGGCGGACGACATCCCAACGCAAAAAGATTCCGTGATTTCCGCGAGATGATTGGCAGTCTTGGTGACACGCTTGATGCGGTCGTCGTATCCACCCCTGACCACACGCATGCCCCCGCGTCACTGGCAGCACTTTCCGCAGGCAAGCCCGTTTACTGCCAAAAGCCGCTAACGCACGAAGTGAATGAAGCTCGTCAGATGCGTGTGCTGGCAGAACAAAAAGATCTACCAACCCAAATGGGCATTCAAGTGCATTCGACGCCTCCTTACCGGCGGGCTGTAAAAATCATTCAAAGCGGGGCCATCGGCAAAGTCAGTGACGTTCACGCGTGGTCGAGCAAGAATTGGGGATACGACGGAGGTCCCTTTCAGGGCAATGCTGCCGTTCCCTCCTCGCTCGATTGGAACCTCTGGATAGGCACGGCACAGATGCGCCCCTTTCACCCCGGCGTTTACCATCCGGGAAACTGGCGCAAGCTGGTCGATTTTGGCACCGGCACGTTAGGTGACATGGGCGTCCACATCTTTGACACACCCTACGACGCGTTGCAACTGACAAACCCCAAATGGGTCCAAACAACCTGCCGAGCGCCAACCGGAGTTGGCCATCCGGAGAAGAACATTGTCCAATACGAATTCCCGGGAACCGATTTCACGACGGACTCCCTGATCTGGACATGGTATGACGGCGCTACCGCACCGCCAGCACTAGGCTCACTCGTAGGCCCTACACTGCCCGGACAAGGCGCACTGTTCATCGGCGAAGAAGGACTTTTGTTGTTGCCTCACGTCGGCGAGGCTCGATTATTTCCGGAAGAAAAATTCACCTCGTACCAACGGCCCGATGTTCCTGGTGCAAATCACTATCATCAATGGGTCGACGCCTGTCTGGGGAAAGGCAAAACGAGTGCAAGTTTCGCCTATGCCGGGCCACTGACCGAAGCCCTCTTACTGGGCGTCGTCGCAAATCGCTTTCCTGGCCAAAAACTAACTTGGGATGCCGAAAGCCTCAAAGTCACCAACATTCCCGATGCTAATCAGTTGATCTCAGCAAGCTATCGAAAAGATTACTAG
- a CDS encoding sulfatase-like hydrolase/transferase produces the protein MIRMQHFLLLLAWATTVIGGFVRAEERPNIVVILADDLGYGDVRCYNDESQVPTPNIDQLARQGMMLMDAHSPSTVCTPTRYSLLTGRMAFRTGQAGVFTGAGGPCLIEADRLTLPQMLKDCGYATACFGKWHIGMTFFDRDGKAIHQGGLEAVKRIDYDRRIPDSPIHRGFDHFFGTVCCPTTDWLYAYVDGDRIPVPPTQIVDRGPLPKHPYSKDNRPGMIAPNFDLESVDLVFLEKSQAFLREHVEQHPEQPFFLFHSAQAVHLPSFAAKRFQGKTNAGPHGDFIHELDYIVGELTKTLEQLGVADNTLVLFSSDNGPEVTSVIHMRKDHQHDGARPWRGMKRDQWEGGHRVPFIARWPGKIKAGRVSHHTVSLTDVMSTSAAIVAASLPKNAAEDSFNILPILRAGDEAEAVRRYTLQQTISLALAIRRGDWKYLDHQGSGGNNYQRPSLQRFAIADSQPEAPGQLYNLAKDPGETINLYFEHPEIVKELKSQLDAFKRSGRSRP, from the coding sequence CCTGGGCAACCACGGTAATTGGCGGATTCGTCCGTGCCGAGGAACGGCCGAACATCGTCGTGATCTTAGCCGATGACCTCGGCTATGGAGACGTTCGTTGCTACAACGACGAATCCCAAGTTCCCACACCGAATATTGACCAACTCGCCCGTCAAGGCATGATGTTGATGGATGCCCACAGCCCATCAACCGTTTGCACCCCCACACGATACAGTCTGCTGACGGGTCGAATGGCTTTTCGCACGGGTCAAGCAGGTGTTTTTACCGGGGCGGGCGGACCATGCCTCATCGAAGCTGATCGTTTGACCTTGCCGCAGATGCTAAAGGACTGCGGCTATGCGACGGCCTGTTTCGGCAAGTGGCACATCGGCATGACTTTCTTTGATCGGGATGGAAAGGCAATCCATCAAGGCGGACTCGAAGCTGTCAAACGCATCGACTACGATCGGCGCATTCCAGACAGTCCCATTCATCGAGGCTTCGACCATTTCTTCGGAACCGTTTGCTGCCCGACCACCGACTGGCTTTACGCCTATGTCGATGGCGACCGAATTCCCGTGCCGCCAACCCAAATCGTTGATCGAGGGCCGCTCCCCAAGCATCCCTATTCCAAAGACAATCGCCCTGGCATGATCGCGCCCAACTTTGATCTTGAGAGCGTCGATTTGGTGTTCTTAGAAAAAAGCCAAGCCTTTCTCAGAGAACATGTTGAACAGCACCCCGAGCAACCATTCTTCTTGTTTCACTCGGCTCAAGCGGTGCACTTACCTTCGTTCGCGGCGAAGCGTTTCCAGGGCAAAACAAATGCCGGACCCCATGGCGACTTCATCCATGAACTTGATTACATCGTCGGCGAATTAACCAAAACGTTAGAGCAACTGGGAGTCGCTGATAATACGCTGGTACTATTCTCCAGTGACAACGGTCCCGAGGTCACCAGTGTGATTCATATGCGGAAGGATCACCAGCATGATGGGGCCCGACCTTGGCGCGGCATGAAGCGAGACCAATGGGAAGGGGGACATCGCGTACCATTCATTGCACGATGGCCAGGCAAGATCAAGGCGGGCCGCGTTTCGCACCACACCGTCAGCTTAACCGATGTCATGTCGACATCCGCCGCCATTGTCGCTGCTTCCCTGCCAAAAAATGCGGCCGAAGACAGTTTTAATATCTTGCCAATTTTAAGGGCCGGTGACGAAGCGGAAGCCGTTCGACGCTACACGTTGCAACAAACAATCAGCTTGGCACTCGCTATTCGGCGTGGAGATTGGAAGTACCTGGACCACCAAGGCTCGGGGGGTAACAATTACCAACGACCTTCGTTGCAGCGTTTCGCAATCGCCGACTCCCAGCCGGAAGCACCGGGTCAGCTGTATAATCTGGCAAAGGACCCTGGAGAAACCATCAATCTCTACTTTGAACATCCCGAGATCGTTAAGGAATTGAAATCTCAACTCGATGCATTCAAACGGAGTGGAAGGTCGCGACCATGA
- the bioA gene encoding adenosylmethionine--8-amino-7-oxononanoate transaminase — MHSNGVEGRDHDATTDASYDNHNRERTFDSIRGDSLAVQDIHDSTQQDDLAQIDRAHIWHPYSSMIDRPAMLAVESATGVRLKLTNGDELIDAMSSWWCAIHGYNHPHLNLAARNQLDSMSHVMFGGLTHQPAVKLTQQLLQVTPASLETVFFADSGSVSVEVAIKMALQYWHAAGVPDKKRLLTVRNGYHGDTTGAMSVCDPINGMHHIFANLLPQHRFAEAPSCRFGQPCDGSQIQQLHELFTAHRDEIAAVILEPIVQGAGGMRIYSAEYLAKIRELCDQHQVLLILDEIATGFGRTGRYFACEHAQIEPDIMCVGKALSGGYLTLAATLTTRTVADQISDKGQGVLMHGPTFMANPLACAIASASLEILAEGHWQQQTNAIEQILREELSPIRDEPAVADVRVLGAIGVLEFRQPIDVALAQCIAVEQGVWLRPFGRLLYTMPPYVIEESDLRKVTQAMWEIAKQHAPFAANSR; from the coding sequence ATGCATTCAAACGGAGTGGAAGGTCGCGACCATGACGCAACCACAGATGCCTCCTATGACAATCACAACAGAGAGCGGACTTTCGATTCAATTCGAGGTGATAGTTTGGCCGTCCAAGACATTCACGACTCAACACAACAAGACGATCTAGCGCAAATCGACCGCGCACATATCTGGCATCCCTATTCGTCGATGATTGATCGCCCCGCGATGCTGGCGGTTGAGTCGGCAACTGGCGTTCGGCTGAAGTTGACGAATGGCGATGAATTGATTGATGCCATGTCATCATGGTGGTGTGCAATTCATGGATACAACCATCCGCATTTGAATCTAGCAGCGCGTAACCAGTTGGATTCCATGTCACACGTCATGTTTGGGGGACTCACCCACCAACCGGCTGTCAAACTCACCCAACAGTTGTTACAAGTCACCCCTGCTTCACTGGAAACCGTCTTTTTCGCGGATTCAGGATCGGTGTCGGTCGAAGTGGCCATCAAGATGGCGCTCCAATATTGGCACGCAGCCGGAGTTCCTGACAAAAAACGACTGCTCACCGTCAGAAACGGATATCACGGCGACACCACTGGCGCCATGTCGGTCTGCGACCCCATCAACGGCATGCACCACATCTTTGCAAACCTGCTGCCGCAACATCGATTCGCGGAGGCCCCATCGTGCCGTTTTGGGCAGCCATGTGACGGTAGCCAGATCCAACAGCTCCACGAGCTATTTACGGCACATCGGGACGAAATTGCGGCGGTGATTCTTGAGCCGATCGTCCAGGGCGCCGGTGGCATGCGGATTTATTCGGCCGAGTACCTGGCAAAGATTCGCGAACTTTGTGATCAACACCAAGTGCTGCTGATCCTTGATGAAATCGCCACCGGTTTTGGTCGAACGGGACGATACTTTGCCTGTGAGCACGCCCAAATTGAACCGGATATCATGTGTGTCGGTAAAGCACTTTCCGGTGGGTACTTGACGTTGGCCGCCACACTCACCACCCGCACAGTCGCCGACCAGATCTCGGACAAGGGGCAGGGCGTCTTGATGCATGGCCCGACGTTCATGGCAAATCCCCTCGCCTGCGCTATCGCTTCCGCCAGCCTTGAGATTCTCGCCGAAGGTCATTGGCAGCAGCAAACGAATGCGATCGAACAGATCCTCCGCGAGGAACTCTCGCCGATCCGGGACGAACCTGCAGTGGCTGATGTTCGAGTACTTGGCGCCATTGGAGTGCTCGAATTTCGTCAGCCCATTGATGTCGCATTGGCCCAATGTATCGCGGTGGAGCAGGGCGTCTGGCTGAGACCCTTCGGCCGACTTCTCTACACAATGCCACCCTACGTAATCGAAGAGTCTGACTTACGCAAAGTGACGCAAGCAATGTGGGAAATTGCCAAACAACATGCCCCTTTCGCTGCCAATAGTCGTTAA